One segment of Sphingomonas qomolangmaensis DNA contains the following:
- a CDS encoding tryptophan 7-halogenase → MQRPSDFAEPIGHILICGGGLAAHMTAAALARQLPAATRITLAAICDTASSDLFYGTVSAPLAYAFNLAAGVDEPALVQRSDTGFSWGTRYTQWGGDRAWTQCFALPFPILDGVQFHQYLASSGVGPIEPFLVSARAAQRGAFAHPPRGPGETGQHPLARADYAYQFDPASYSRLFAGVIPADRVERITGELDDVATDAAAITGVRLRDGRVLTADLYIDCTGTDALLLSRLVPEIDGTRRIGIAASDAAPAQPDAPLRTVTAAPYGWMSDTPLRGRVRRTSVFDLAQTGEAMAAHRSGAEITGEATLGARREAWSGNCVGIGHAAAVVEPLTPAPLMLLERDIERLLALLPNAGGMAVERAEYNRRFGEDHTHAALFTRALFEADGLPDTPYWRAARAAPMPPKLEHKIGMFESRGVLVAYDLEPFHPEDWTILHLGMGRRPARHDRLADRADPARVKQFLAKTRHDIEQVVAKMPASATYRAQLEHYLERSPR, encoded by the coding sequence ATGCAACGCCCGTCTGATTTCGCCGAACCGATCGGCCACATCCTCATCTGCGGGGGTGGCCTCGCCGCGCACATGACTGCCGCAGCGCTCGCCCGGCAACTGCCAGCCGCTACCCGGATCACCCTCGCCGCGATCTGCGACACCGCCAGCAGCGACCTGTTCTACGGGACGGTGTCGGCGCCGCTGGCCTATGCCTTCAACCTCGCCGCGGGGGTCGACGAACCAGCATTGGTGCAGCGCAGCGACACCGGCTTTTCGTGGGGCACACGTTATACCCAATGGGGCGGCGATCGCGCATGGACCCAATGCTTCGCGCTGCCCTTTCCGATCCTCGATGGCGTGCAGTTCCACCAATATCTGGCGTCGAGCGGGGTCGGTCCGATCGAGCCCTTCCTGGTCTCGGCGCGCGCGGCGCAGCGGGGGGCGTTCGCGCATCCGCCGCGTGGCCCCGGCGAGACCGGCCAGCACCCGCTCGCCCGTGCCGACTACGCCTATCAGTTCGATCCTGCGTCCTATTCACGGCTGTTCGCCGGGGTGATTCCCGCCGATCGGGTCGAACGGATCACGGGTGAGCTCGACGATGTAGCGACCGACGCTGCCGCGATCACCGGCGTTCGGCTGCGCGACGGGCGCGTGCTGACCGCCGACCTTTATATCGACTGCACCGGCACCGATGCTTTGCTGCTCTCGCGCCTGGTTCCCGAGATCGACGGCACGCGCCGCATCGGAATCGCGGCGAGCGACGCCGCACCTGCGCAGCCCGACGCGCCGCTGCGCACCGTCACTGCTGCGCCCTATGGCTGGATGAGCGACACCCCGCTGCGCGGGCGGGTAAGGCGCACCAGCGTCTTTGACCTAGCGCAGACCGGCGAAGCAATGGCAGCGCATCGCAGCGGGGCCGAAATCACCGGCGAAGCAACGTTGGGCGCAAGGCGCGAGGCGTGGAGCGGCAATTGCGTCGGCATCGGTCACGCGGCCGCGGTGGTCGAACCGCTTACCCCCGCGCCGCTGATGCTGCTCGAGCGCGATATCGAGCGGCTGTTGGCGCTGTTGCCCAACGCCGGCGGCATGGCGGTCGAACGCGCCGAATATAACCGCCGCTTCGGCGAGGATCACACCCACGCCGCGCTGTTCACCCGCGCGCTGTTCGAAGCCGATGGCTTGCCCGACACCCCCTATTGGCGGGCGGCGCGCGCCGCACCGATGCCGCCCAAGCTGGAGCACAAGATCGGCATGTTCGAAAGCCGCGGCGTGCTGGTCGCCTATGACCTCGAACCCTTTCACCCCGAGGACTGGACGATCCTGCATCTGGGCATGGGCCGCCGGCCGGCCCGGCACGACCGGCTGGCCGACCGCGCCGACCCCGCGCGCGTCAAACAGTTCCTCGCCAAGACCCGACACGACATCGAACAGGTCGTCGCGAAGATGCCCGCCAGCGCTACCTATCGTGCGCAACTCGAACACTATCTGGAGCGCAGCCCACGATGA
- a CDS encoding citryl-CoA lyase: MRIGKQDAPHTAICTSDATSITVRGRDLCGDVIGQIDFTSYFWLLVTGQPPSEAQRFFANAVLVAIAEHGLVPSVVAARMTLAAAPEAFQGAVAAGLLGCGSVVLGSAEVAGRFYAQLVAQAAESGTPDAAARDGIRRLRAEKRAVPGFGHPQHAEGDPRALLLLALAEEHGVGGAHVAMLYALRDALPDALGRPLPININGAIPAILLDLGFPLGALKGISLLARTAGLVAHLYEETERPIGFIMSGAGAAAISYDGDERV, encoded by the coding sequence ATGCGGATCGGCAAGCAGGACGCGCCCCATACGGCGATTTGCACCTCGGACGCCACGAGCATCACGGTACGCGGGCGCGACCTGTGCGGCGACGTGATCGGCCAGATCGATTTCACCAGCTATTTCTGGCTGCTGGTGACGGGCCAGCCGCCGAGCGAAGCCCAGCGCTTCTTCGCCAACGCGGTACTGGTGGCGATCGCCGAGCACGGGCTGGTGCCGAGCGTCGTCGCCGCGCGGATGACCCTTGCCGCCGCCCCCGAGGCGTTCCAGGGCGCGGTCGCCGCCGGGTTGCTGGGCTGCGGATCGGTCGTGCTGGGAAGCGCCGAGGTGGCCGGGCGGTTCTATGCTCAACTGGTGGCGCAAGCCGCCGAGAGCGGCACCCCCGATGCGGCGGCGCGCGACGGCATCCGCCGCCTGCGCGCCGAAAAGCGCGCGGTGCCGGGCTTCGGCCACCCGCAACATGCCGAAGGCGACCCGCGCGCGCTGCTGCTGCTGGCGCTGGCCGAGGAACATGGCGTCGGCGGCGCGCATGTCGCGATGCTCTACGCGCTGCGCGATGCGCTGCCCGATGCGCTGGGCCGGCCACTGCCGATCAATATTAACGGCGCGATCCCCGCGATCCTGCTCGACCTCGGCTTTCCGCTCGGCGCGCTCAAGGGCATTTCGCTGCTCGCGCGCACCGCAGGCCTGGTCGCGCACCTTTACGAAGAGACCGAACGCCCGATCGGCTTCATCATGTCGGGCGCAGGCGCTGCGGCGATCTCCTATGATGGCGACGAGCGGGTCTAG
- a CDS encoding IclR family transcriptional regulator domain-containing protein — protein sequence MPVTEKPPKDSEYLSTLERGLRVLRAFDVTHPEMQLSEVAQVTGLSPAVARRCLNTLVELGYIARYGRKFLLRAEVLTFANSYLSSMNLEQIVLPSLQRVRDETGDSSSMAVLSGTDILYVAHVSTTRPIRLGASAGTRYPLHATSLGKVLLAFQPDPVLAAYWQHATLPRFTEHTVTTRKALEARLDRTRSDGYDTALDELDYGLVSVAVPVFDAQRRIVAAINCSTSTTRILQQDLVQTRLPLLRSAASEIGTALQRWPALIHSLLSGC from the coding sequence ATGCCCGTCACCGAAAAGCCGCCCAAGGATAGCGAGTATCTCTCGACGCTCGAGCGCGGTCTGCGCGTGTTGCGGGCATTCGACGTGACCCATCCCGAAATGCAGCTGAGCGAGGTTGCGCAGGTCACCGGCCTCAGCCCGGCGGTAGCGCGGCGCTGTCTCAACACCCTCGTCGAGCTCGGCTATATCGCGCGCTACGGCCGCAAATTCCTGTTGCGCGCCGAAGTGCTGACCTTCGCCAACAGCTATCTCTCGTCGATGAACCTTGAGCAGATCGTGCTGCCCTCGCTGCAGCGCGTGCGCGACGAGACCGGCGACAGCTCGTCGATGGCGGTGCTGTCGGGGACCGATATCCTCTATGTCGCGCACGTCTCGACCACGCGGCCCATCCGGCTGGGCGCGAGCGCGGGGACGCGCTATCCGCTGCACGCGACGTCGCTGGGCAAGGTGCTGCTCGCCTTCCAGCCCGACCCGGTTCTTGCCGCCTATTGGCAGCACGCGACGCTACCGCGCTTCACCGAACACACCGTGACGACGCGCAAGGCGCTCGAGGCACGGTTGGATAGGACGCGCAGCGACGGCTATGATACCGCGCTCGACGAGCTCGATTATGGCCTGGTATCGGTCGCGGTTCCGGTCTTCGATGCCCAGCGCCGTATCGTCGCCGCGATCAACTGTTCGACCTCGACGACGCGGATCCTGCAGCAGGATCTGGTCCAGACGCGGCTCCCGCTGCTGCGGAGCGCGGCCAGCGAAATAGGGACGGCGCTGCAGCGCTGGCCGGCGTTGATCCACTCGCTACTTTCGGGGTGCTGA
- a CDS encoding gluconate 2-dehydrogenase subunit 3 family protein: protein MLIDRRTALAGVVGMFGATLFAPLARALANQPAPVINTGTATPVFTPAQRALVAALSERVLPTTDTPGAITAGVPDYIEHMLGDWAIDDDRALILGGLAAIDARSMADYRKPAAQATPAQQDALLTLAMNGGLSGPADFFEAFRQLVITGYYTSEVGIKQERHYLPVPGEYDGAYPYAKVKKIFSS, encoded by the coding sequence ATGCTGATCGACCGCAGGACGGCGCTTGCCGGCGTGGTCGGCATGTTCGGCGCGACCTTGTTCGCGCCCCTCGCGCGCGCCTTGGCCAACCAGCCCGCACCGGTGATCAACACCGGGACCGCCACGCCGGTATTTACCCCGGCGCAGCGCGCGCTGGTCGCCGCGCTCAGCGAGCGCGTGCTGCCGACCACCGATACCCCCGGCGCGATCACCGCGGGCGTGCCCGACTATATCGAGCATATGCTCGGCGACTGGGCGATCGATGACGACCGCGCGCTGATCCTCGGCGGCCTCGCCGCGATCGATGCGCGCAGCATGGCCGATTATCGCAAGCCCGCCGCCCAGGCCACGCCGGCGCAGCAGGATGCCTTGCTGACGCTAGCGATGAACGGCGGCCTTTCGGGCCCGGCGGACTTCTTCGAGGCGTTCCGCCAGCTCGTCATCACCGGCTATTATACCTCCGAAGTCGGCATCAAGCAGGAGCGGCATTACCTGCCTGTCCCCGGCGAATATGACGGCGCCTACCCGTATGCGAAGGTCAAAAAGATCTTCTCGTCCTAG
- a CDS encoding CaiB/BaiF CoA transferase family protein: MAKPLANVTVLEMGTFITGPAAGMLLADMGADVIKIERPDGGDPFRAFEGDFYSPHFQTYNRNKRSVTLDTRLPDDLAAFDRMIADADVFIENFRPGVTPKLNVDPDRLRAINPRLIYLSISGFGATGPDSARPAFDTVAQAASGFLRLLVNPANPRVVGPALADSITGFYGCYGVLAALHERATTGQGRLVEVSMFEAMAHFNLDDFTHYFADGEVMGPYSRPNVSQSYVFQCQGGEWIALHMSSPPKFWENLAAAVGRPDMLARPEFASRSARIANYEEVAAYLAPLFATRSRTAWCEILEQREVPHSPVYSPPEVIATEQARHLELCVEDPAGPRGAFKTIRSPVSFDGERMLAVTAPPTLGQHNAMVGGERVPAAAVE; encoded by the coding sequence ATGGCCAAGCCGCTCGCCAATGTCACCGTGCTCGAAATGGGCACCTTCATCACGGGGCCTGCCGCCGGGATGCTGCTCGCCGATATGGGCGCCGATGTGATCAAGATCGAACGGCCCGATGGCGGTGACCCGTTCCGCGCCTTCGAGGGCGATTTCTACAGCCCGCATTTCCAGACCTATAATCGCAACAAGCGCTCGGTCACGCTCGACACGCGACTGCCCGATGACCTTGCCGCCTTCGACCGGATGATCGCCGACGCAGACGTGTTCATCGAAAATTTCCGGCCTGGCGTGACCCCCAAGCTCAACGTCGATCCCGATCGGCTGCGCGCGATCAACCCGCGGCTGATCTATCTGTCGATCTCGGGGTTCGGCGCCACCGGGCCCGATTCAGCGCGCCCGGCCTTCGACACCGTGGCGCAAGCGGCGAGCGGGTTCCTGCGGCTGCTGGTCAACCCCGCAAATCCGCGCGTGGTGGGGCCCGCGCTCGCCGATTCGATCACCGGTTTCTACGGCTGTTACGGCGTCCTCGCCGCGCTGCACGAACGCGCCACGACGGGGCAGGGGAGGCTGGTCGAGGTTTCGATGTTCGAGGCGATGGCGCATTTCAACCTCGACGATTTCACCCATTATTTCGCCGATGGCGAGGTGATGGGCCCCTATAGCCGCCCCAACGTCTCGCAATCCTATGTCTTTCAGTGCCAGGGCGGCGAGTGGATCGCGCTGCATATGTCCTCGCCGCCCAAATTCTGGGAGAATCTGGCCGCGGCGGTCGGGCGACCCGACATGCTCGCGCGTCCCGAATTCGCCAGCCGCAGCGCGCGCATCGCAAACTATGAGGAGGTCGCCGCGTATCTCGCGCCGCTCTTTGCGACTCGGTCGCGTACCGCCTGGTGCGAAATCCTCGAACAGCGCGAAGTGCCGCATTCGCCGGTCTATTCGCCGCCCGAGGTGATCGCGACCGAGCAGGCCCGCCACCTCGAGCTGTGCGTCGAGGATCCGGCCGGCCCGCGCGGCGCCTTCAAAACGATCCGGTCGCCCGTCAGCTTCGATGGCGAGCGGATGCTTGCGGTGACGGCGCCGCCGACGCTCGGCCAGCATAACGCGATGGTCGGCGGCGAACGCGTACCCGCAGCCGCGGTCGAATGA
- a CDS encoding tryptophan halogenase family protein produces MREPMIRRVCIVGGGTAGWMTAAALANKLNGLSIAVTLIESSEIGTVGVGEATLPHIRAFNKTLGIDERDLMRATEATFKLGIEFRDWGKIGDRYIHPFGDYGPAVNGVPFYHHWLRLKSLGDTSRLDDYSFPIVAAEQNRFRHPAAEHDRIESTFGYAYQFDASLYAAFLRRYAEANGVTRLEGKIVDTALDGESGHVRSVTLADGREVSADLFVDCSGFRGLLIEGALASGYDDWSHWLPCNRAVAVPTASAGPLGPYTRATARTAGWQWRIPLQHRVGNGHVYCSSFISDDDATRQLVENLDAPMQAEPRQLRFTTGRRRDFWKANVVAIGLAGGFLEPLESTSIHLIQDGITELLALFPDRGFDASDIVEYNRRMSLHYERVRDFLLLHYVATQRDDSEMWRHFRALTLPDSLREKIEAWQTRAYVVPYEFGLFLPPSWVAVMLGQNLMPTGYDPRARSMGDNALAARASAIRQEVAAAVRGTPDHADYIRRSAAAGSLAQRAPAA; encoded by the coding sequence ATGCGTGAACCTATGATTCGGCGCGTATGCATCGTCGGCGGTGGGACGGCGGGCTGGATGACCGCGGCGGCGTTGGCGAACAAGCTCAACGGGCTGTCGATCGCGGTCACGCTGATCGAATCGTCCGAAATCGGCACCGTCGGGGTCGGCGAAGCCACGCTTCCGCATATCCGTGCCTTCAACAAGACGCTCGGCATCGACGAGCGCGACCTGATGCGCGCGACCGAAGCCACCTTCAAGCTCGGCATCGAATTTCGCGACTGGGGCAAGATCGGCGACCGCTATATCCACCCGTTCGGTGATTACGGCCCCGCGGTGAACGGCGTGCCCTTCTACCATCACTGGCTGCGGCTCAAGAGCCTGGGCGACACCTCGCGGCTCGACGATTATTCGTTTCCGATCGTCGCCGCCGAGCAGAACCGGTTTCGCCATCCGGCCGCCGAGCATGATCGAATCGAATCGACCTTTGGCTATGCCTATCAGTTCGATGCGTCGCTCTATGCCGCGTTCCTGCGCCGCTATGCCGAGGCCAATGGCGTCACGCGCCTCGAAGGCAAGATCGTCGATACCGCGCTCGACGGCGAGAGCGGGCATGTTCGCAGCGTGACGCTGGCCGACGGGCGCGAGGTCAGCGCCGACCTCTTCGTCGATTGTTCGGGGTTTCGCGGGCTGCTGATCGAAGGCGCGCTGGCGTCGGGCTATGACGACTGGAGCCACTGGCTGCCGTGTAACCGCGCGGTTGCCGTGCCGACCGCAAGCGCCGGGCCGCTCGGCCCCTACACGCGCGCGACAGCGCGCACCGCGGGGTGGCAGTGGCGAATCCCGCTGCAGCACCGCGTGGGGAACGGCCATGTCTATTGCAGCAGCTTCATCAGCGACGACGACGCGACCCGCCAGCTGGTCGAGAATCTCGATGCGCCGATGCAGGCCGAACCACGCCAGTTGCGCTTCACCACCGGGCGGCGGCGCGATTTCTGGAAGGCCAATGTCGTCGCGATCGGGCTGGCGGGCGGGTTTCTCGAACCACTCGAATCGACATCGATCCACCTGATCCAGGACGGCATCACCGAATTGCTGGCGCTGTTCCCCGACCGCGGCTTCGATGCGTCGGACATCGTCGAATATAACCGCCGCATGAGCCTGCACTACGAGCGGGTGCGCGATTTCCTGCTGCTGCACTATGTCGCGACGCAGCGCGACGATAGCGAGATGTGGCGTCATTTCCGCGCGCTGACGCTGCCCGATAGCCTGCGCGAGAAGATCGAAGCGTGGCAGACGCGCGCCTATGTCGTGCCCTATGAATTCGGGCTGTTCCTGCCGCCGAGCTGGGTGGCGGTGATGCTGGGGCAAAATCTGATGCCGACGGGTTATGATCCGCGCGCGCGATCGATGGGCGACAATGCGTTGGCCGCGCGTGCCAGCGCGATCCGCCAAGAGGTGGCGGCGGCGGTACGCGGCACCCCCGACCACGCCGACTATATCCGTCGCTCGGCTGCGGCGGGCAGCCTGGCGCAGCGTGCACCCGCGGCGTAG
- a CDS encoding GMC oxidoreductase, translated as MAATDRFDAIVIGSGVSGGWAAKELTEKGLRVLLVDRGRMVEHGEDYPYEGKSAFEIPARDRMPAAIAKSEYFALNGWVSPSTRPFFINDRLNPYDYDAPNKFNWVRPSVVGGKSLTWGRWSFRWGPNDFEANKLEGIGTDWPIRYDDVAPWYSYVEKYIGVSGGRENLPYLPDSEFMPPVPMNIAEQWLKGRLEGEFPGRKLINTRLSNITEDKPDQGRAKCQNRAQCHRGCSFGAYFSTQAVTLPAARATGRLTVRADAWATNIEYDPARKRVTGVRLADANTGKIEVIDARMVFLCASAMSSLHVLLNSRPADSERSYFHSNGALGSAVMDHIFRVNVSGEIPGMTDYVEYGRRPGGVYVPRFRNLEQEELPFKRGYGYQGGAGRQASTPEGFGASMKHGMREYGPWRFNMGAFGECLPYDDNRVMLNFCKTDRFGTPLLRFDVTFRDNEIKMMDDAQEQGMIMLRQAGLKNVNSYRGKHVPGEAIHEMGGARMGRDPGTSVLNEWNQAHDAPNLFVTDGAMMASVSCVNPSLTFMAMTARAADHAVKQMKAGVI; from the coding sequence ATGGCAGCAACAGATCGCTTCGACGCAATCGTCATCGGCTCAGGCGTGAGCGGCGGCTGGGCCGCAAAGGAACTCACCGAAAAGGGGCTTCGCGTCCTGCTCGTCGATCGCGGCCGGATGGTCGAGCATGGCGAGGATTATCCGTACGAGGGCAAATCGGCCTTCGAGATTCCAGCGCGCGACCGGATGCCCGCGGCGATCGCCAAGAGCGAGTATTTCGCGCTCAACGGCTGGGTCTCGCCGAGCACGCGGCCCTTCTTCATCAACGACCGCCTCAACCCCTATGATTACGACGCGCCCAACAAGTTCAACTGGGTCCGTCCGTCGGTGGTCGGCGGCAAGTCGCTGACCTGGGGGCGCTGGAGCTTCCGCTGGGGCCCGAATGATTTCGAGGCCAACAAGCTTGAGGGCATCGGTACCGATTGGCCGATCCGCTATGACGACGTCGCGCCCTGGTACAGCTATGTCGAGAAATATATCGGCGTGTCGGGCGGCCGCGAGAACTTGCCCTATCTGCCCGACAGCGAATTCATGCCGCCGGTGCCGATGAACATCGCCGAGCAATGGCTCAAAGGGCGGCTCGAGGGCGAATTCCCCGGGCGCAAGCTGATCAACACCCGGCTGAGCAACATCACCGAGGACAAGCCCGACCAGGGCCGCGCGAAGTGCCAGAACCGCGCGCAATGCCATCGCGGCTGCAGCTTCGGCGCCTATTTCTCGACCCAGGCGGTCACGCTCCCCGCCGCGCGCGCAACCGGGCGGCTGACGGTGCGCGCCGATGCCTGGGCGACCAACATCGAATACGACCCGGCGCGCAAGCGCGTGACCGGCGTCCGGCTGGCCGACGCCAATACCGGCAAGATCGAGGTCATTGACGCGCGGATGGTGTTCCTATGCGCCTCGGCGATGAGCTCGCTCCACGTGCTGCTCAACTCTCGCCCCGCCGACAGCGAGCGGAGCTATTTCCACTCGAACGGCGCGCTCGGCAGCGCGGTGATGGACCATATCTTCCGCGTGAACGTCTCGGGCGAAATCCCGGGAATGACCGATTATGTCGAATATGGCCGGCGTCCCGGCGGCGTCTATGTCCCGCGCTTCCGCAACCTCGAGCAGGAGGAGCTGCCCTTCAAGCGCGGCTATGGCTATCAGGGCGGGGCGGGACGCCAGGCCTCGACACCCGAAGGCTTCGGCGCATCGATGAAGCACGGCATGCGCGAATATGGCCCATGGCGCTTCAACATGGGCGCGTTCGGCGAATGCCTGCCCTATGACGACAATCGCGTGATGCTGAACTTCTGCAAGACCGATCGCTTCGGCACCCCGCTGCTGCGCTTCGACGTCACCTTCCGCGACAACGAGATCAAGATGATGGACGATGCGCAGGAACAGGGGATGATCATGCTGCGCCAGGCGGGGCTGAAGAACGTCAACAGCTACCGCGGCAAGCATGTGCCGGGCGAAGCGATCCACGAAATGGGCGGCGCGCGCATGGGCCGAGATCCCGGCACGTCGGTGCTCAACGAATGGAACCAGGCGCACGACGCCCCCAACCTGTTCGTCACCGACGGCGCGATGATGGCGTCGGTGTCGTGCGTCAACCCGTCGCTCACCTTCATGGCGATGACCGCGCGCGCCGCCGACCATGCGGTCAAGCAGATGAAGGCCGGCGTAATCTGA
- a CDS encoding tryptophan halogenase family protein → MTQQPLLRRIVIVGGGSAGWMTAAALSSLLDPKEVTITLVESDAIGTVGVGEATIPDILAFNRMLGVNEAEFMAATQATFKLGIEFVDWGRRGDSYIHPFGQHGVDMQGIDFHQYWLRSRADGDRHPIEAYSQCAVAAKAGRFALPDPNPRSVLSHVRYAYHFDATLYAKFLRRYAEARGVRRVEGIVRNVRLRPEDGFIEGIDLGDERVIEGDFFFDCTGFRALLAGETLGVGFVDWSHWLPCDRALAVPSEHLGPPAPYTRSTAKTAGWQWRIPTQRRVGNGHIYSSAFMGDDVATATLLERVEGKPLADPRQIRFRAGCREAFWTRNCIAIGLAAGFLEPLESTSIYLIQEGISRFISLFPRAAIPDILRTEYNRHMRTEFEQVRDFIILHYCATERDDSDFWNYCRTMPVPDTLTHKIELFRETGRVFRYNEELFARPSWVAVMLGQRIMPETCDPIVATLPAADIARSLGSMRSAMAAAAEQMPTHERFIAGYCPAAA, encoded by the coding sequence ATGACCCAGCAACCGCTTTTGCGGCGGATCGTGATCGTCGGCGGCGGATCGGCGGGGTGGATGACCGCGGCTGCGCTATCGAGCCTGCTCGATCCCAAGGAAGTGACGATCACATTGGTCGAATCCGACGCGATCGGCACCGTCGGCGTCGGCGAGGCGACGATCCCCGACATCCTCGCCTTCAACCGGATGCTCGGGGTCAACGAAGCCGAATTCATGGCGGCGACGCAGGCGACGTTCAAGCTGGGGATCGAGTTCGTCGATTGGGGGCGGCGCGGCGATAGCTATATCCATCCCTTTGGCCAGCATGGCGTCGACATGCAGGGGATCGATTTCCACCAATATTGGCTGCGCAGCCGCGCCGATGGCGATCGGCACCCGATCGAGGCGTATAGCCAGTGCGCCGTCGCGGCGAAGGCGGGCCGCTTCGCACTGCCCGATCCCAACCCACGATCGGTGCTGTCGCACGTCCGCTACGCCTATCATTTCGACGCGACGCTCTATGCCAAGTTCCTGCGCCGCTATGCCGAGGCGCGCGGCGTCCGCCGGGTCGAGGGGATCGTCCGAAACGTTCGGCTTCGCCCCGAAGACGGGTTCATCGAAGGCATCGACCTTGGCGACGAGCGCGTCATCGAGGGTGACTTCTTCTTCGACTGCACCGGCTTTCGCGCGCTGCTGGCGGGGGAGACGCTGGGGGTCGGCTTCGTCGACTGGAGCCATTGGCTGCCCTGCGATCGCGCGCTGGCGGTGCCGAGCGAGCATCTGGGGCCGCCCGCGCCCTATACCCGATCGACCGCGAAGACGGCGGGGTGGCAATGGCGAATCCCGACGCAGCGGCGCGTCGGCAACGGCCATATCTATTCGAGCGCATTCATGGGCGACGACGTCGCGACCGCCACGCTGCTCGAGAGGGTCGAGGGCAAGCCGCTCGCCGATCCGCGCCAGATCCGCTTCCGCGCCGGATGCCGCGAAGCGTTCTGGACGCGCAACTGCATCGCGATCGGGCTGGCCGCCGGATTTCTCGAACCGCTCGAATCGACCTCGATCTATCTGATCCAGGAGGGCATCAGCCGCTTCATCTCGCTATTCCCGCGCGCGGCGATCCCCGACATCCTCCGCACCGAATATAACCGCCACATGCGCACCGAATTCGAGCAGGTGCGCGACTTCATCATCCTGCATTATTGCGCGACCGAGCGCGACGACAGCGACTTCTGGAACTACTGCCGCACGATGCCGGTGCCCGACACGCTGACGCACAAGATCGAGCTGTTCCGCGAGACCGGGCGGGTGTTCCGCTACAACGAGGAATTGTTCGCGCGGCCGAGCTGGGTCGCGGTGATGCTGGGGCAGCGGATCATGCCCGAAACGTGCGACCCGATCGTCGCCACGCTCCCCGCCGCCGACATCGCGCGCAGCCTGGGGTCGATGCGCAGCGCGATGGCGGCGGCAGCCGAGCAGATGCCGACGCACGAGCGCTTCATCGCCGGCTACTGCCCCGCCGCAGCCTGA